The Microbacterium sp. LWH7-1.2 genome window below encodes:
- a CDS encoding peroxidase family protein, with the protein MLRRFYARINRTRPWYRLPFLLGLLNLIALRDELREDNLIDTRTPGGAGRAPGVTPATAGEERRRFRTADGSFNDLSDPDMGKAGTRFARNVPLAHAWPAEGDELMTPNPREVSRKLMRRETFTPATSINLLAAAWIQFQTHDWFAHGREPADVIEIDVAEGDDWFERPMRIPRTKADDTRTDSDRDLPPTFINNNSHWWDASSIYGSTPERREQVRSHVDGKLVLKDGNLPLDPATGVALTGFSENWWVGLGLLHTLFTLEHNAICDQLKEDYPGMTEDELFGTAQLVVSALLAKIHTVEWTPAIIAHPVLKVAMRANWWGLAEEKLHRMFGRLSKSDVISGIPGSGFDHHGSPYQLTEEFAAVYRLHPLLPDTLEVHSLDDGSLVDSMEFQEIILLNAHRVLTSGAKVQDLWYSFGVQHPGAVQLHNFPRWMQDITLPDGLRLDLAALDVMRDRERGVPRYNEFRRQLHLKPATTFDELTDNATWARELEAMYGDVEKVDLQVGMHAETPPPGFGFSDTAFRVFILMASRRLKSDRFITDCYTEEYYTKTGMQWVADNTMASVLLRHYPQLSPSLDGVKNAFAPWNVVGSTAERSTSTASAAASTAG; encoded by the coding sequence GTGCTCAGACGCTTCTACGCAAGGATCAATCGCACGAGGCCGTGGTACCGGCTTCCTTTCCTTCTGGGCCTGCTCAACCTGATCGCGCTGCGCGACGAGTTGCGGGAGGACAACCTCATCGACACCCGCACGCCGGGCGGCGCGGGCCGTGCACCGGGCGTCACCCCGGCGACGGCCGGCGAGGAGCGACGGCGATTCCGCACCGCCGACGGCTCGTTCAACGATCTGAGCGATCCCGACATGGGCAAGGCGGGAACGCGGTTCGCGCGCAACGTGCCGCTGGCGCACGCCTGGCCCGCCGAGGGCGACGAGCTCATGACGCCGAACCCGCGGGAGGTGAGCCGGAAGCTGATGCGCCGCGAGACGTTCACCCCGGCGACCTCGATCAACCTCCTCGCCGCCGCATGGATCCAGTTCCAGACGCACGACTGGTTCGCGCACGGCAGGGAGCCCGCCGACGTCATCGAGATCGATGTCGCCGAGGGCGACGACTGGTTCGAGCGGCCGATGCGCATCCCGCGCACGAAGGCGGACGACACCCGCACGGACTCCGACCGCGACCTGCCACCGACGTTCATCAACAACAACTCGCACTGGTGGGACGCGTCGTCGATCTACGGCAGCACTCCCGAGCGGCGCGAGCAGGTGCGCAGCCACGTGGACGGCAAGCTCGTCCTCAAGGACGGGAACCTGCCCCTCGACCCCGCCACGGGTGTCGCCCTGACCGGGTTCAGCGAGAACTGGTGGGTGGGCCTCGGACTCCTGCATACGCTGTTCACCCTCGAGCACAACGCGATCTGCGATCAGCTGAAGGAGGACTACCCCGGCATGACCGAGGACGAGCTCTTCGGCACCGCGCAGCTGGTCGTCTCGGCTCTCCTCGCCAAGATCCACACGGTGGAGTGGACGCCCGCGATCATCGCGCACCCCGTGCTCAAGGTCGCCATGCGTGCGAACTGGTGGGGTCTCGCGGAGGAGAAGCTCCACCGCATGTTCGGCCGCCTGAGCAAGAGCGACGTCATCAGCGGCATTCCGGGATCCGGGTTCGACCACCACGGCTCGCCGTATCAGCTGACAGAGGAGTTTGCGGCGGTGTACCGCCTCCACCCGCTTCTGCCCGACACCCTCGAGGTCCACTCGCTCGACGACGGCTCGCTGGTGGACAGCATGGAGTTCCAGGAGATCATCCTGCTCAACGCCCACCGCGTGCTCACCTCGGGCGCGAAGGTCCAGGACCTCTGGTACTCGTTCGGGGTGCAGCATCCGGGAGCCGTCCAGCTGCACAACTTCCCGCGCTGGATGCAGGACATCACGCTGCCCGACGGGCTGCGCCTCGACCTCGCCGCCCTCGACGTCATGCGCGATCGCGAACGCGGCGTCCCGCGGTACAACGAGTTCCGCCGCCAGCTGCACCTGAAGCCCGCCACGACGTTCGATGAGCTCACCGACAACGCGACCTGGGCTCGGGAGCTCGAGGCCATGTACGGCGACGTCGAGAAGGTCGATCTGCAGGTGGGCATGCATGCCGAGACGCCTCCGCCGGGATTCGGGTTCAGTGACACCGCCTTCCGTGTGTTCATCCTCATGGCCAGCCGCCGGCTCAAGAGCGACCGGTTCATCACCGACTGCTACACCGAGGAGTACTACACGAAGACCGGGATGCAGTGGGTCGCCGACAACACGATGGCCTCGGTGCTCCTTCGCCACTACCCGCAGCTCTCGCCGTCGCTGGACGGCGTCAAGAACGCGTTCGCCCCGTGGAACGTCGTCGGCTCCACAGCCGAACGCTCCACCAGCACGGCATCAGCTGCGGCGAGCACCGCGGGATGA
- a CDS encoding nuclear transport factor 2 family protein produces the protein MTVTEADREARFTLIRTYWDVLMAADMPAFRRLLAPDAVIHYPGQNHMSGDYRTTDDIVGLYTRLTQFIKDGMFVGEVLDITAGETFTTVILKYEIRMPFKTLHGRATGIFILDENHLIKEYWLHEWNQQMINWVFRSSRWFGWTMKLLPKKKAT, from the coding sequence ATGACCGTCACCGAGGCGGACCGCGAGGCGCGGTTCACCCTGATCCGCACCTACTGGGACGTGCTGATGGCCGCCGACATGCCGGCCTTCCGCCGTCTGCTCGCGCCCGACGCTGTCATCCACTATCCGGGTCAGAACCACATGTCGGGCGACTACCGGACGACCGACGACATCGTGGGGCTGTACACCCGGCTCACGCAGTTCATCAAGGACGGCATGTTCGTCGGCGAGGTGCTCGACATCACCGCGGGCGAGACGTTCACCACCGTCATCCTGAAGTACGAGATCCGGATGCCGTTCAAGACCCTCCACGGGCGCGCCACCGGCATCTTCATCCTCGACGAGAACCACCTGATCAAGGAGTACTGGCTCCACGAGTGGAACCAGCAGATGATCAACTGGGTGTTCCGCTCCTCCCGGTGGTTCGGATGGACGATGAAGCTTCTGCCGAAGAAGAAAGCGACCTGA
- a CDS encoding cytochrome P450 → MAKPKATQKPLPPGRFGLPWLGETLSILRNNHRFYQDRTEKYGPIFKTRLFGNSFVIFSGHEAFHTFAMDERIVRGDADPISAEQIFMNSLALIDGVEHHARKAVMLRAVGYRSAIASYLPTMQELLERTIDPWLQSGTGHDLRADLQRFAARLTGALYTGDRSEEHAAELDHHLANMRDAFMTLPVPIPGTKYGKAIAGRRRMDEIIGDALAKHQQGGYDDVVSRMIVAANDADVPVEALRGDIRHLIFAGQGGYFVPLTLTTMIVGQHPDIMERARAEVLAVSPDGPITMEQIERMEYLEQISKEVRRYFAMNSATFFGRVQSDMEVGGFRIPKGWGAMGGIHINMRNPDVFPDPDRFDPERFEANAEAALPPGSYVPHGDGQSTHHRCPGENIVTVAVKMYLTLLLRRAEWSIPEQDLTLTNELFPLPASGLRVEFRQHVSVAG, encoded by the coding sequence ATGGCGAAGCCGAAGGCTACCCAGAAGCCCCTGCCCCCCGGACGGTTCGGGCTGCCCTGGCTGGGCGAGACCCTGTCGATCCTGCGCAACAACCACCGGTTCTACCAGGACCGCACCGAGAAGTACGGACCGATCTTCAAAACGCGACTCTTCGGCAACAGCTTCGTGATCTTCTCCGGGCACGAGGCGTTCCACACCTTCGCGATGGACGAGCGGATCGTGCGCGGCGACGCGGACCCGATCTCGGCCGAGCAGATCTTCATGAACTCGCTCGCGCTAATCGACGGCGTCGAGCACCACGCACGCAAGGCCGTCATGCTGCGCGCGGTCGGCTATCGGTCCGCGATCGCGTCGTACCTGCCCACGATGCAGGAACTGCTCGAGCGCACGATCGATCCGTGGCTGCAGAGCGGCACCGGCCACGACCTGCGCGCCGACCTGCAGCGGTTCGCGGCACGGCTCACCGGGGCGCTGTACACCGGCGACCGCAGCGAGGAGCACGCGGCAGAGCTCGACCACCACCTCGCCAACATGCGCGATGCGTTCATGACGCTGCCGGTGCCGATCCCTGGCACGAAGTACGGCAAGGCGATCGCAGGTCGGCGGCGCATGGACGAGATCATCGGCGACGCGCTCGCGAAGCACCAGCAGGGCGGTTACGACGACGTCGTCTCTCGCATGATCGTCGCCGCGAACGACGCCGACGTGCCGGTCGAGGCGCTCCGCGGCGACATCCGTCACCTGATCTTCGCGGGGCAGGGCGGCTACTTCGTGCCGCTCACGCTGACCACGATGATCGTGGGCCAGCACCCCGACATCATGGAGCGCGCCCGCGCGGAGGTGCTCGCCGTCTCACCGGACGGCCCGATCACCATGGAGCAGATCGAGCGCATGGAGTACCTCGAGCAGATCTCGAAGGAGGTACGCCGGTACTTCGCCATGAACTCGGCGACCTTCTTCGGCCGGGTGCAGTCCGACATGGAGGTCGGAGGCTTCCGCATCCCGAAGGGATGGGGCGCGATGGGCGGCATCCACATCAACATGCGCAACCCCGACGTCTTCCCCGATCCCGACCGGTTCGACCCCGAGCGCTTCGAGGCGAATGCCGAGGCCGCGCTGCCCCCGGGAAGCTACGTGCCGCACGGCGACGGCCAGAGCACGCACCACCGGTGTCCGGGCGAGAACATCGTGACGGTCGCGGTCAAGATGTACCTGACCCTCCTCCTGCGCCGCGCCGAGTGGTCCATCCCCGAGCAGGACCTCACGCTCACGAACGAGCTGTTCCCGCTGCCCGCAAGCGGACTGCGGGTGGAGTTCCGCCAGCACGTTTCCGTCGCGGGCTGA
- a CDS encoding alpha/beta fold hydrolase, producing the protein MSEHEAASTATEASDERVRRPLRCGEPTIHEFDTVDGVMLRLTRFEGGSKGPVILTPGFGTSAFAYTIDTTDTNFPEYLYEHGYDVWVLDYRASPALPSGGTQFTLDDIAEYDYPAAVAEVRAVSGAESVQIVAHCVGSLTMLMALGLGLEGVRSAVASQVTLHPRGGTLNELRAGIYAGNILQALGFDTLTTEFDDDPSWGETLYDKALAIYPSGDEPCDRPFCRRVMFMYGEVYDHAQLNEATHDHLEEAFGVANMTTLRHITRILREDHAVSADGEHDYLDDVSGLRLPIAFLHGADNRLFVPEGSQITYDVLRERNGDEFYTRDVIPGYAHMDCFIGKDAARDVYPVITRRLDRNN; encoded by the coding sequence ATGAGCGAGCACGAAGCCGCATCGACGGCGACGGAAGCCTCGGACGAACGCGTTCGACGCCCGCTGCGCTGCGGCGAGCCCACGATCCACGAGTTCGACACCGTCGACGGGGTCATGCTGCGCCTCACGCGGTTCGAGGGCGGAAGCAAAGGCCCCGTCATCCTCACGCCCGGGTTCGGCACGTCGGCATTCGCGTACACGATCGACACCACCGACACGAACTTCCCCGAGTACCTCTACGAGCACGGCTACGACGTGTGGGTGCTCGACTACCGCGCGAGCCCGGCGCTGCCGTCGGGCGGAACGCAGTTCACACTCGACGACATCGCCGAGTACGACTATCCGGCCGCGGTCGCCGAGGTGCGCGCGGTGTCGGGAGCGGAGTCGGTGCAGATCGTGGCGCACTGCGTCGGATCGCTGACGATGCTGATGGCGCTGGGGCTCGGCCTCGAGGGCGTGCGGTCCGCCGTCGCCTCGCAGGTGACCCTCCACCCTCGCGGCGGCACCCTCAACGAGCTGCGCGCCGGAATCTACGCGGGGAACATCCTGCAGGCGCTGGGCTTCGACACGCTCACCACCGAGTTCGACGACGACCCCTCGTGGGGCGAGACGCTGTACGACAAGGCGCTCGCGATCTACCCCTCCGGCGACGAGCCGTGCGACCGCCCGTTCTGCCGGCGCGTGATGTTCATGTACGGCGAGGTGTACGACCACGCGCAGCTGAACGAGGCGACGCACGACCACCTCGAGGAGGCGTTCGGCGTCGCCAACATGACGACGCTGCGCCACATCACGAGAATCCTCCGCGAGGACCACGCCGTGAGCGCCGACGGCGAGCACGACTATCTCGACGACGTGTCGGGGCTCCGCCTGCCGATCGCGTTCCTCCACGGTGCCGACAACCGTCTGTTCGTGCCCGAGGGAAGCCAGATCACCTACGACGTGCTGCGCGAGCGCAACGGCGACGAGTTCTACACGCGGGACGTCATCCCCGGGTACGCCCACATGGACTGCTTCATCGGGAAGGACGCCGCCCGCGACGTCTATCCCGTGATCACCCGCCGGCTCGACCGGAACAACTGA
- the thrS gene encoding threonine--tRNA ligase, with protein MTDAVSYPADGFALFPDRSVVALRVNGELKDLATVVDETDAVEPVTIDSPDGLAILRHSTAHVLAQAVQRINPQANLGIGPPITDGFYYDFGVEHPFTPEDLKAIDKEMARIIREGQRFVRRVVSDEEARVELVDEPFKLELIGLKGGGAEKTEGASVEVGAGELTIYDNVDRDGQTVWKDLCRGPHLPNTRMIGNGWALQRIAGAYWRGSEKNPQLQRIYGTAWPTKDELRAYQTRLEEAAKRDHRKLGKDLDLFSFPDEIGSGLSVWHPRGGVVRGEMEQHARRRHIAGGYTYVYTPHISKEDLFLTSNHLVTYKEGMFPPIVMDEERDEHGEITKHGQDYYLKPMNCPMHILIYKERARSYRDLPMRLAENGTVYRNELSGALHGLTRVRGFTQDDSHLFVTPEQLEEEATRVLEFVISMLRDFGLDEFELELSMRDDEKGKWIGSDEFWEYSTNALRNVAVASGLKLTEVPGEAAFYGPKIDLKTRDAIGRTWQLSTVQVDPNLPERFELEYTDRDGQKKRPIMIHRALFGSIERFFAILLEHYAGAFPVWLSPVQVVGIPVAEDFADYLGEVIDQLKAEGVRAELDHSDDRMQKKIRTHTTQKVPLQLIAGAQDQAGGTVSFRFRDGSQENGVPIADAVRRVREAIASHALVNTAEDFA; from the coding sequence GTGACTGACGCTGTGTCCTACCCCGCCGACGGCTTCGCCCTGTTCCCCGACCGCTCCGTGGTCGCGCTCCGCGTGAACGGCGAGCTCAAAGACCTCGCGACGGTGGTGGACGAGACGGATGCCGTGGAGCCCGTCACCATCGACAGCCCCGATGGCCTCGCCATCCTGCGCCACTCCACGGCGCACGTCCTCGCCCAGGCCGTCCAGCGCATCAACCCGCAGGCCAACCTCGGCATCGGCCCGCCCATCACCGACGGCTTCTACTACGACTTCGGCGTCGAGCACCCCTTCACCCCCGAGGACCTCAAGGCCATCGACAAGGAGATGGCGCGCATCATCCGCGAGGGCCAGCGCTTCGTCCGCCGCGTCGTGAGCGACGAAGAGGCGCGCGTGGAGCTCGTCGACGAGCCGTTCAAGCTCGAGCTCATCGGGCTGAAGGGCGGCGGAGCCGAGAAGACCGAGGGTGCGTCCGTCGAGGTCGGCGCCGGCGAGCTCACGATCTACGACAACGTCGACCGTGACGGCCAGACCGTCTGGAAGGACCTCTGCCGCGGGCCGCACCTGCCGAACACACGCATGATCGGCAACGGCTGGGCGCTGCAGCGCATCGCCGGCGCATACTGGCGCGGCAGCGAGAAGAACCCGCAGCTGCAGCGCATCTACGGCACCGCGTGGCCCACCAAGGACGAGCTGCGCGCCTACCAGACCCGCCTCGAGGAAGCCGCCAAGCGCGATCACCGCAAGCTCGGCAAGGACCTCGATCTCTTCTCGTTCCCCGACGAGATCGGCTCGGGCCTGTCGGTGTGGCACCCGCGCGGCGGCGTCGTCCGCGGCGAGATGGAGCAGCACGCGCGTCGCCGCCACATCGCGGGCGGCTACACCTATGTGTATACGCCGCACATCTCGAAGGAGGACCTGTTCCTCACCTCGAACCACCTCGTCACGTACAAGGAGGGCATGTTCCCGCCCATCGTGATGGACGAGGAGCGCGACGAGCACGGCGAGATCACCAAACACGGCCAGGACTACTACCTGAAGCCGATGAACTGCCCGATGCACATCCTCATCTACAAGGAGCGCGCCCGCAGCTACCGCGACCTGCCGATGCGCCTCGCCGAGAACGGCACGGTGTACCGCAACGAGCTCTCGGGCGCCCTGCACGGCCTCACCCGTGTGCGCGGCTTCACCCAGGACGACTCGCACCTGTTCGTCACCCCCGAGCAGCTGGAGGAGGAGGCAACCCGCGTCCTCGAGTTCGTCATCTCGATGCTGCGCGACTTCGGCCTCGACGAGTTCGAGCTCGAGCTGTCGATGCGCGACGACGAGAAGGGCAAGTGGATCGGCTCGGACGAGTTCTGGGAGTACTCCACCAACGCCCTGCGCAACGTCGCCGTCGCGAGCGGGCTGAAGCTGACCGAGGTCCCGGGCGAGGCCGCGTTCTACGGTCCGAAGATCGACCTCAAGACCCGCGACGCTATCGGCCGCACCTGGCAGCTGTCCACGGTGCAGGTCGACCCGAACCTCCCCGAGCGCTTCGAGCTGGAGTACACGGACCGCGACGGTCAGAAGAAGCGGCCGATCATGATCCATCGCGCGCTGTTCGGCTCGATCGAGCGGTTCTTCGCGATCCTGCTCGAACACTACGCTGGCGCGTTCCCGGTGTGGCTGTCGCCCGTCCAGGTGGTCGGCATTCCCGTCGCCGAGGACTTCGCGGACTACCTCGGCGAGGTCATCGACCAGCTGAAGGCCGAGGGCGTGCGGGCCGAGCTCGATCACTCCGACGATCGCATGCAGAAGAAGATCCGCACGCACACCACCCAGAAGGTCCCGCTCCAGCTCATCGCGGGCGCCCAGGACCAGGCAGGTGGCACCGTGTCGTTCCGCTTCCGCGACGGCTCGCAGGAGAACGGCGTGCCGATCGCCGACGCCGTCCGCCGCGTCCGAGAGGCGATCGCTTCCCACGCGCTGGTCAACACCGCGGAGGACTTCGCGTGA